In Nasonia vitripennis strain AsymCx chromosome 2, Nvit_psr_1.1, whole genome shotgun sequence, a genomic segment contains:
- the LOC100121407 gene encoding DNA polymerase delta small subunit, whose protein sequence is MVQVEEKSNHEQKKCVFERATVKYTDQTDRFSKEGDNYTKQFASLYVKRLEELYPILKEKLTKKWGKDVHLIPLSDIEDQHGKRCAIIGTLYKHQPNKPSILQELSEEHQMTVPVPKPDYCSDEDQLFLEDQTSRIRLTGDKVNVRESVTGVVCAVIGSENQKSTFEVEDWCFADCPIGRSVTIKDKGKLVFISGLELASTPQNLPLNLLVEWLGGLAGDPELQEDEASIVRVVIAGNSIKGCADQHLSKGLLSGKAEDAAAAKDMANGTHRLDTFLETIGSNCCITLMPGQFDNTTLMMPQRAMHPASFPNARKLKSIKGVTNPWVGQVSERVIVGTSGQPIQNIQKVCGLDTLESIEWLERSLEWRHMCPTAPDTIPCMPFYKSDPFVLRECPDIYFSGNMEKFETKLYKGNNGQKVRLLCIPKFAKTQTAVLVDLQTLDAIPISFGAE, encoded by the exons ATGGTTCAAGTCGAAGAAAAGTCTAACCACGAACAAAAGAAATGTGTATTCGAACGAGCAACAGTCAAGTACACCGATCAAACAGATAGATTTTCGAAAGAAGGCGACAACTATACGAAACAGTTTGCAAGTTTATATGTCAAGAGGCTTGAGGAATTGTATCCAATattgaaagaaaaacttaCAAAAAAATGGG GAAAAGACGTACACCTGATTCCATTATCGGACATTGAAGATCAACATGGAAAACGATGTGCCATTATTGGCACTCTGTACAAGCATCAACCGAACAAACCATCAATTTTACAAGAACTCAGCGAAGAACATCAAATGACAGTACCTGTTCCAAAGCCTGACTATTGCTCAGACGAGGATCAGTTATTTTTAGAAGACCAAACATCTCGAATTAGATTAACTGGGGACAAAGTAAACGTCAGAGAATCCGTCACTGGAGTAGTATGTGCTGTCATTGGATCTGAGAATCAAAAGAGTACCTTTGAA GTGGAAGATTGGTGTTTTGCTGACTGTCCCATTGGTAGATCAGTTACAATAAAAGACAAAGGAAAGTTAGTTTTCATATCTGGTCTGGAGCTTGCATCAACTCCACAAAACCTTCCATTGAACTTATTAGTAGAATGGTTGGGAGGATTAGCAGGAGATCCAGAACTGCAAGAGGATGAAGCGTCTATTGTCCGGGTTGTTATAGCTGGTAACAGCATAAAAGGATGTGCGGATCAACATCTAAGTAAAGGTCTTCTTAGTGGAAAGGCTGAGGATGCAGCTGCTGCAAAAGATATGGCTAATGGAACACACAGACTCGATACATTTCTTGAAACCATTGGTAGTAATTGTTGTATAACTCTAATGCCAGGACAATTTGACAATACCACACTCATGATGCCTCAAAGGGCAATGCATCCTGCATCATTTCCAAACGCAAGAAA ATTAAAGAGTATAAAGGGAGTGACAAATCCATGGGTAGGACAAGTATCTGAAAGAGTGATTGTTGGAACAAGTGGTCAACCTATTCAAAATATCCAAAAAGTTTGTGGACTGGATACTTTAGAATCGATCGAGTGGCTTGAAAGATCTCTAGAATGGAGGCATATGTGCCCAACAGCACCTGACACTATTCCTTGCATGCCGTTTTATAAAAGCGATCCTTTTGTTTTAAGAGAGTGCCctgatatttatttttctggaAACATGGAGAAATTTGAAACCAAATTATATAAAG GTAACAATGGCCAAAAAGTTCGTCTTTTGTGTATACCAAAGTTTGCGAAAACTCAAACTGCTGTACTTGTTGATCTTCAAACATTAGATGCGATACCAATCTCATTTGGGGCAGAATAA